One window of the Cryptomeria japonica chromosome 7, Sugi_1.0, whole genome shotgun sequence genome contains the following:
- the LOC131856985 gene encoding B3 domain-containing protein REM16-like, which yields MVLQGPDGQNFNVRLWRSIKKLELQHGWINFVNYYGLEVVDLLVFKYTSKSCFKVKIFDETSCEKNQRIQRKSSIQGNSSNNPGHFASEKHGTMESDAPFISDKPSCTVAIKYHERSSNQQIDSKLLIDLDSDEEDNPEFQAVTEIQRTKSMPPFLGDMRMESAAPFKSDKPFCTMDVKSWNEDNQAEEGDEEADDLAMDKADEEENGDKEDGTTIHEVDEEDGSTNHELVESKANDEADNEGNDDPKEDKVDLIL from the exons ATGGTGTTGCAAGGCCCAGATGGGCAGAACTTCAATGTACGGTTATGGCGTTCCATCAAAAAGTTGGAACTTCAACACGGCTGGATAAACTTTGTAAATTATTATGGGCTGGAAGTGGTTGATCTTCTAGTTTTTAAATACACTTCTAAGTCATGCTTTAAAGTCAAGATTTTCGATGAAACATCATgtgaaaaaaatcaaagaatacaaaGAAAATCTTCAATTCAGG GCAATTCATCCAATAACCCTGGACATTTCGCATCTGAGAAGCATGGGACAATGGAATCTGATGCTCCTTTTATATCAGATAAACCCTCTTGTACAGTGGCTATCAAATATCATGAGCGTAGTTCAAATCAACAAATAGACAGTAAACTGCTGATTGATCTGGATTCTGATGAAGAAGATAACCCTGAGTTTCAAGCGGTGACTGAAATTCAAAGAACAAAAAGTATGCCTCCCTTCCTCGGTGACATGAGAATGGAGTCTGCTGCTCCTTTCAAATCAGATAAACCCTTTTGTACAATGGATGTGAAATCATGGAAT GAGGATAATCAGGCTGAGGAAGGGGATGAGGAAGCAGATGACCTAGCAATGGATAAGGCCGATGAAGAGGAAAATGGTGATAAAGAGGATGGTACAACGATACATGAGGTTGATGAAGAGGATGGATCCACTAATCATGAGTTGGTAGAGAGCAAGGCTAACGATGAGGCCGACAATGAGGGAAACGATGATCCTAAGGAAGACAAGGTggatttaatattataa